A region of the Ranitomeya variabilis isolate aRanVar5 chromosome 5, aRanVar5.hap1, whole genome shotgun sequence genome:
GCAGATGACTTGCCATTCACAAGGCTGTGACAGCACTAGGGAATCACAATGTAAGAAAAGAGCAGAGAAaagaaatcaaataaaaaaattgACCTTAGAGAAAGTTGAGTCTTCAGATGACTTTGAGACAATAAAGGAAGAAACTTCTCAGGTACCAAGCAAAATGGGAACAGTAACAGAAGATACATTTCTACCCCCATGTAAGGAAATAGGGGACAACGACGTACCTAATATAAAGGCACCTATGTGTAATGATGAACGAAAGACTGAAAATGAGGACAAAAACAAAGCTGACAATGGAAATACTACAATAAAGGTAGCCACAAGTGAGAGAGGAGATCCACTGACCCAGGCTGGGCTAGATGACACTACGACTATTAGTGGAGCCAAAGGTGCAGCAGAGAAACAATACAAGGAGTCAAGAACAGAGGAAGAATCAGAAACTGAAATCACAACTGTTGGGAACGTTCACAAAAGTAAATCAAAACCAGAACCGATGAGTGATGAATCATGTGTGTGCAGTGGACATGGCTATACGACCAATGAAGAGAAAGCTGATGAAACCAATGACAGTATTAAGCCCTTAATGTCCCAGCTGGTAAGTGCTGAAGTCAAACTATATTTGTAAAGTAAGAATGAAATAATCTTACTCCAAGTGTCTATCTACTTATTTTTGTGAAACAGTCTAGTAGAAATGATACATAATACACAACAGTGAATTTCCTCTTGAAGGGGTGTGGATTAGCCAAGAAGAGGGGCTCAATTATCTTTGTCCACTTGCAGACAGAAcaaaggggagaggctcctgctgcagtcagtttTCTTACATCTAGATACAGGTGATATGGAAATTTGCGCGCTCAGCAAAAATCCGTTATTCACAGGTTATTTGACTagaaataaaatgtatttaaaatTAAAGTCACAATTAGAAAAGTATAGATAAAGAATGAGAAATAAAAGAAACAGGTGCCACGGAGGCCACATACTATAGTGCTCGAGATAAAAATAATGTTCTCATACTGATAAACAAGACAGCATTGTCCTTCAGTAATAGACAAGAAGTCTGTTTTCCAAATCATTGTTTTTATAACATTTTCACAATTGAACAAAAAAACGTGAGAAATTGTATTGCACATTATACTGCGTCTACTGTGAAAATGTTTTAAAAACAGCAAGCGAGACCTCAATCACTATAGTATGTGACCTCCATGGCAAATAATTATTTTATTGTTTTGTACAATTCCTATTTTAATGTCTTGACCTTTTCACAAGTTGAAATTAAAACTAAAACAGATGTACATAATTATTCTGTAGCTGTCTCAGGAGAATAGCCATTTTGCTTCTCATGACAATCCTGTGATAAAGAAAATAATCTATATAATATATCATCTGCAAGCTACAAATATTGCTTAGATACATTAATAATtggcatacagtgggtacggaaagtattcagacccctttacatttttctctctttgtttcattgcagccatttggtaaattaaaaaaaaacattttttttctcattaatgtgcactatgCACcgcaccttgactgaaaaaaacagaaatgtagacatttttgcaaaatttattaaaaaagaaaaactgaaatatcacatggtcataagtattccgaccctttgctcagcattgagtagaagcaccattttgatctagtacagccatgagtcttcttgggattgatgcaacaagtttttcacacctggatttggggatcctctgccattcttccttgcagatcctctccagttccgccaGGTTGGATGGGGaatattggtggacagccattttcaggtctctccagagatgctcaattgggtttaggtcagggctctggctggaccagtcaagaatggtcacagagttgttctgaagccacttctttattattttagctgcatgcttagggtcattgtcttgttgggaggtgaatcttcggccaagtctgaggtccaggaccagatcactctggaagaggttttcatccaaaatatcgctgtacttggccacattcatgtttcattcaatgacaaccggtcgtcctgtccctgcagctgaaaaacaccccggtGACTCGGTGCACCGGAGATCCTTGGCAACCTCCGCTCACATGACTGACAATACAGGCAGATTATTGGCCACAGTGCTGGTTAAAAGACTTCCCTCTTCCctgacacgccccctgaagaagtgtggacgaaacgcgcgtcggggttgaggGACTTGGCACTCATCTCACACTTAGTAAGTATAGCGTTTATTACCGATGTATTGATTTATGTACCCTGATCATTCCATGGCAACATAGAATTATTGATCTCTTGGTAATTGGAGCTCTATATGGAAGTCTATGAAATATATTGCTGTGGCATGAGAAATTTATGTTATGCTGACCCTGGGATTGTGCATTCATTGTTGATATGTATATTGACGGTGGCTTGACACCATTATAATTAATGGGTCATGATACAACTTTGTATCATTAAGCAAATGTGCTGCTATTTTTGGATGTACTGGGTACGCGCCTTGTGTTTAAAGAGATCAGTAGCTGGATAGTCCCTCACATTTGAGGTATTTGGTTTATTGCTATTTATTGTAGTTTAGtttattatttaataaaaaatgattttatagaCAATGGTGAATATTGTGCTTTTTCTGTTCACTTCCTTTGAGAGCTTATGGTGACACAAATGGAATTACATGCTGTTGGCAGCACATATTATTGCTGGATCATTAGGTTGATTaagtaggtgatgagcagtgcctgtttttctccacacataccgttgagaattatcaccaaaaagtctatcttcatcttatcagaccagagaatcttatttctcatagtctgggaatccttcatgtgttttttttagcaaactctatgccggctttcatatgtcttgcactgaggagaggcttccgtcgggcaactctgccataaaggcctgactggtggagggctgcagtgatagttgactttgtggtactttctcccatctccctactgcatctctgaagctcagccacagtgtccttggtgttcttctttacATTTCTCACCAAGActcttttcccacgattgctcagtttggctggacggccaggtctagtaagacttctggtggtctcaaacttcttccatttaaggattatggaggccactgtgctcttaggaacctgaagtactgcagaaattctgttgtaaccttggccagatctgtgccttgccacaattctgtctctgagctccttggccagttactttgacctcatgattctcatttggtctgacatacactgtgagctgtgaggtcttatatagacaggtgtgtgcctttcaaaatcaagtcctatcagtttaattaaacacagctggactccaacgaaggagtagaaccatctcaaggaggatcacaaggaaatggacagcatgtgacaaatatgagtgtctgagcaaagggtctgaatacttatgaccatgtgatattccagtttttctttttgatcaaatttgcaaaaatttcaacatttctgattttttttcagtcaagatggggtgcagagtgtacattaatatgaaaaaattgaacttttttgaatttaccaaatggctgcaatgaaacaaagagtgaaacatataggagtctgaatactttccgtacccactgtataaggtCAATAAGAACATAATGATTTAGCAAAGCAATATTTGCAACTTGTAGATTATATATTATATTGATTACTTTCTTTATCACATGATTGTCATGAGAAGCAAAATGGCTAATCTCCTGGGACAGCTACAGAATAATTTATATGTGAATATACGTTTTAGTCAAAAGGACAAGACCTTAAGATATGAATATTGTATATTTTCAGTGTTGCTTTAACCACACGTCACTATTCAAAGTTCACATAAAATACTGAGTGGCTTTGTACACACATGTCTGTTTTGTAGTGTTTGGGGTTACATCAGGTCattttttatataattacctttTATGATTGTTCTACCTTTCCTACAAACAAACATTCTATTTATTATATATGCAATCAATATGTTTACTAATGTATGCAAACAATTGTTGTTGTGAACAGAGTCCATGTGAGGCGTCTTCTAGTACATCGGTGAAGAATGTCCTCCTTTCAACACAGGATCTGATTGGAAGTTTGACCTCATTGAAAGAAAAGTTGGGGAAACATGATAAAATAAGATCAGTGAACACTGATAATAAACAGCAGTGTTCATCAGAAGATTACACATATGTGAAGGCAGGTTTGATACTTCTGTGATTTTATAACGTGTCCAGGATTTCACTTTTGCATCCCATTTCAAAGCAACTAACTGAAATGTTAATTTGTAAAACTATTTATTTTAAGTTCCCttgattaacccctttacaaccagAGGTAATTTTGAAtttgcattttgattttttgctccccttcttcccagagccataacttttttatttttttggtcaaaatggccatgtgaaggcttattttttgtgggggaagttgtatttttgaaagacaccattggttttaaacatcgtgtactggaaaatgggaaaaaaattccaagtacgatgaaattgcaaaaaaaatgcaatcctacAGATgtgtttttgtttagtttttttcaccatgttcactaaatgctaaaactgacctgccattacgattttccaggtaattacgagttcacagacaccaaacatatataggttcttttttatttaagtggtgaaaaaaaatattccaaagtttgttaaaaaaaaaaaaatgtgcccttTTTCGATACCCATAGTgtttctatttttcgtgatctcaggttgggtgagtgcttatttcctgcatgctgagctgatttttttaatgacatcattttggttcagatacgatcttttgatctcccgtaattctggcgttttgactttttttattgatagatcagcgattctgaatgtggcgataccaaatatgtgtatgtttgatttttttattgttttatttttaattgagcgaaagggggtaatttgaacttttaattttttttttttttttaatatttttaaaaacttttttactttatgcatgcttcaatagtctctatgggagactagaagctgcacttgtttgatcggttctgctacatatcGATGATGAatggatcacctgtatgtagcagaattgctcactttctATCTGCGCCGACCACCAGGCAGCActtatagcaatccggcagtgataaccatagaggtctgctggagacctctgattgtcatgccaacccatcggtgactcgcgatcatgtgacagggtcacagatgggcgggatttccagcgCGCTTGCCATAAGTGTGAGTAAAACTAGGCAttgaactagttaacagccgtgggtggatcgcgaatccacccacggctgttggaggcacatgtcagctgttcaaaacaactgacatgtgcccgaaaagatgtgggctcagcgccagagcccacatcaaaggtaggAAGTCCGAccttggcgtactattacgcctaaTGTCGGAAAGGGGATGTGAAATCTAGACAGCGAAAATTTGTTGGCCATTGAACATCTATACGTGCATGTTGATCTATTCGGTTTAATTAAAGAGGTTATGATGAAGTTGGGGTCTTGACAGCCAGGTAAATGGGTTGTTCAGCAATAGCAAAACTTAGCGGCTTTCTTCTAGAAGCtttgtttttttctgattgcaaCATAGCTCTAATGAAATGAACGGAGAAGAGCTGCAGAACCACATACAAGAATTGGATTGGCCAAGTGCGGGATTGTTCTGTGGATAAAAAAATGCTGTGTTTTTCTTACCCTGAACAATTTCTTTAAGTTCTTCCATGTAAAATTAGAGGAAATTTTTTTATGAATACATGATGACATTTCCTAAATTACATCTAACTTAATAGAAAAAACTGCCGTACCTATATACTTCATCTTACCTTGGATTCAGAAGTCTACACCAAACTATGCAAAGAAAAAGTCATCACTCTATCTCCACTACTCAGGAGCCAAGGGTAAATGTTTGAAAGTGGTGATTTCACATCAGACATTCAAGGCATGGGAAAACTCAACAAATGTTATATTTTATGATCAGAGTCAGCAAAGCTTGTAACTGAAGAAAGATGATTTTGCTGTGCCACATGCTTCAGTTGGTGGCCTATTCTATTAGTTTTTAGAGCTCAACAATTATGTTGGTATAATTTTGGCTATGAAACCTATGTTTCAAAATCTTATAGTATCTGTTATCATTTACTTATCCGTAGTCGATAAATTGCTTGAGCATGAGTAGTTATAGATTTAATTCCTAATTTTTACAGATTTATTGTAAATTTCAGTTCCAATAATGAAACATGTAAGACGGGAAAATCgtactaaataaaatatattttatttcaatAGAAAAATTCAGAAATGCATGAAGAACCGTGTCTCCAACCAAATGACGATACTGAATATACTGCAAATATGAAGCCAAATCTTAACCATGCCAGTGTAAATTCTAAAGACCCTTCTGAACAACAGGAAGAAGATCCATGTACAAAATGTGAAAACAAAGACCAGTGTTCAACACGGGATAACACGCAGGGGTTAATTACTGGTAAAAGTGTCATTAAAACAGTATTAGAAGAGCATGGGAAGAAGACACCATTAAATGACAGAAGTGAATCTATGATGGGGGGTGAAACTGCATTGAAAGTAAGTGTCCAATCATAGACAGGGTTCATTGGTGTCAACACGAATGTGGACATGATTATTTGTAAAAAGCTGTACATTAAATTCCATGTACACTCAGTGGTTTCAGGTGGATACCAAGCACTGATCCACTATTCACAAGTCACTCTGTGTTTGTTTACCGGATGACTGATGGGAAATCATGGGAACAgaatagaaaaatattaagatttgagaatccttagggtaccgtcacacagtaccattttaatcgctacgacggcacgatccgtgacgtcgcagcgatcgtatgattatcgctccagcgtcgtagactgcggtcacacgttgcaatcacggcgctggagcgatgccgaagtccccggtaaccagggtaaacatcgggtaactaagcgcagggccgcgcttagtaacccgatgtttaccctggttaccagcgtaaacgtaaaaaaaacaaacagtacatacttacattccggtgtctgtccccggcgttctgcttctctccactgtgtaagcgccatagccggaaagcacagcggtgacgtcagacgtcaccgctgtgctcgctttctggctggccggcgctcacacagtgcagagaagctgagacgccggaggacagacaccggaatgtgagtatgtactgtttggtttttttacgtttacgctggtaaccacggtaaacatcgggttactaagcgcctggttaccctggttacaagcgaacacatcgctggatcgctgtcacacacaacgatccagcgatgtcagcgggtgatcaagcgacgaaagaaagttccatacgatctgctacgacgtacgattctcagcaggatccctgatcgctgctgcgtgtcagacactgcgatatcgtaacgatatcgctagaacgtcacgaatcgtaccgtcgtagcgatcaaaatggtactgtgtgacggtacccttagaggtgggtaccttttaatggctaactgaaagatggtaacaaattgcactaATGTGATCGATCTTTCCCCGTATACAGTTCATGGTATCGGCAGTACatctccttttaacatggg
Encoded here:
- the LOC143774985 gene encoding uncharacterized protein LOC143774985, translating into METCLFLQLLIPDTEDAEQMTCHSQGCDSTRESQCKKRAEKRNQIKKLTLEKVESSDDFETIKEETSQVPSKMGTVTEDTFLPPCKEIGDNDVPNIKAPMCNDERKTENEDKNKADNGNTTIKVATSERGDPLTQAGLDDTTTISGAKGAAEKQYKESRTEEESETEITTVGNVHKSKSKPEPMSDESCVCSGHGYTTNEEKADETNDSIKPLMSQLSPCEASSSTSVKNVLLSTQDLIGSLTSLKEKLGKHDKIRSVNTDNKQQCSSEDYTYVKAEKTAVPIYFILPWIQKSTPNYAKKKSSLYLHYSGAKGKCLKVVISHQTFKAWENSTNVIFYDQSQQSL